The sequence below is a genomic window from Coffea arabica cultivar ET-39 chromosome 8e, Coffea Arabica ET-39 HiFi, whole genome shotgun sequence.
tttggagGAGACACATCGATCTAAGTATACAGTACATCCCGGAAGCAGTAAAATGTACCAGGATTTGAGGAGactgtattggtgggataaaatgaagaagaaaattgctcaatttgtccaaaagTGTTTAGTGTGCCAACAAATGAAAactgaacatcagaaaccctCAGGTCTTCTACAGCCTCTTGAAATctctgagtggaaatgggaacgtattacgatggattttgtatcaagATTACCCCGTACTCAAAAAGGTCACGACGCCGTTTGGATAATAGTTGATAGGTTGACCAAATCTGCTCACTTTTTACTTGTAAATATGAGATATTCCTTGAAAAAATTGGtccaactgtacatggacgagattgtGAGATTGCATGGGATCCCCATAAGCATTGTTTTTTACAGAGATCCGTGGTTTGTGTCTCGTTTCTGGCAACAATTACAAGGAGTcttggggaccaagttgaacTTCAGTACTACTACTTATCATCCCCAAACTGATGGACAGTCAGAAAGAACCATTCAAATACTGAAGGACATGCCAaggacttgtattttggattttggtggATGCTGGGGACAGTATATGGCGTTAGTTGAATTTGCATACAATAATAGTTATCATTCCTCCATACAAATGGTACCGTACAAAACTCTCTATAGAAGACAATACCGATCACCAATATACTGGGATGAAATAAGGGAAAGAAGGGTTTTAGACCCAATTGTAGTACCATGGATCGAAAATGCCTATGAGAAGGTGAAAATTATACGTTAGAGGCTTCAGACAGCGCAAAGTCGACAGAAGAGTTATGCAGACAATCGACGAAAGGAtctggagtttgaagttggggacAAGGTATTTCTAAAGGTTACACCACTTCGAAGTTTCACAgtgggaaaaggaaagaagtttcAACCGAGATACGTAAGGCCTTTCAAGATTCTTCAACGAGTAGGGAATGTGGTATATCGGTTGAAGTTACCAGCAAGTCTATCCAGGATCCATGACGTATTTCACGTTTCTATGTtgaatgtgacggcccca
It includes:
- the LOC140012678 gene encoding uncharacterized protein, whose amino-acid sequence is MDEIVRLHGIPISIVFYRDPWFVSRFWQQLQGVLGTKLNFSTTTYHPQTDGQSERTIQILKDMPRTCILDFGGCWGQYMALVEFAYNNSYHSSIQMRLQTAQSRQKSYADNRRKDLEFEVGDKVFLKVTPLRSFTVGKGKKFQPRYVRPFKILQRVGNVVYRLKLPASLSRIHDVFHVSMLNVTAPPPPKKYHPDPTHVLKPEEINIDESLTYEERPVQILDRKVKELRIKRIPLVKILWRNHEVEEVTWEVEEEIRAKYPELFSDQVLSLDDERRQLVNTNRALLQEIEELSIMVNAQGDRITELEGTVVDEMARTETARDELQRARARLTRIGEEVRNRAAGILADTTMLIDEVMR